One Mus musculus strain C57BL/6J chromosome X, GRCm38.p6 C57BL/6J DNA window includes the following coding sequences:
- the Slc10a3 gene encoding P3 protein, producing the protein MVVKKSRGSSQQLPGLGGQGGCTGFVGMLGTALLFISLPWGAQVMASANISTALGHTSGHYLSIGDGSVTEFDFPEKSEGIIVISSQYTGQTNGTGPSPILKVISLDTEVLTIKNVSAITWSSGGGFVVGIHSGLAGLAPLHLQLMDFYEAPPLLIEERRDFCIRVSPAEDLPSALNTNLGHFSENPILYLLLPLIFVNKCSFGCKVELEVLKELLQSPQPMLLGLLGQFLVMPFYAFLMAKVFMLPKALALGLIITCSSPGGGGSYLFSLLLGGDVTLAISMTFISTVAATGFLPLSSAIYSYLLSIHETLHVPISKILGTLLFIAIPIAAGVVIKSKLPKFSELLLQVIKPFSFILLLGGLFLAYHMGVFILVGVRLPIVLVGFTVPLVGLLVGYSLAICLKLPVAQRRTVSIEVGVQNSLLALAMLQLSLRRLQADYASQAPFIVALSGTSEMLALVIGQFIYSILFPVP; encoded by the coding sequence ATGGTGGTCAAGAAAAGCAGAGGTAGCTCCCAGCAGTTGCCTGGCCTGGGAGGACAGGGTGGTTGTACAGGTTTTGTAGGCATGCTTGGAACTGCCCTGCTGTTCATCAGCCTACCATGGGGAGCTCAAGTGATGGCCAGTGCCAACATCAGCACTGCTCTGGGCCACACAAGTGGTCACTATTTGAGTattggggatggctcagtgacaGAATTTGATTTCCCTGAGAAGAGTGAGGGTATCATTGTGATCTCTAGCCAATACACTGGACAGACCAATGGGACAGGCCCCAGCCCCATACTTAAGGTTATATCCCTGGACACAGAGGTGCTGACCATTAAGAATGTGAGTGCCATAACCTGGAGCAGTGGAGGTGGCTTTGTGGTAGGCATCCACTCAGGTCTAGCTGGGCTGGCCCCACTCCACCTCCAGCTCATGGATTTCTATGAGGCCCCACCCCTGCTGATCGAAGAACGGAGAGATTTCTGCATCAGGGTGTCACCTGCTGAAGACCTCCCTTCTGCTCTCAACACCAACTTGGGCCACTTCTCAGAGAACCCAATACtctacttgcttctgcctcttatCTTTGTCAACAAGTGTTCATTTGGTTGCAAAGTGGAACTTGAAGTTTTGAAGGAGCTCCTACAGAGCCCCCAACCCATGCTGTTGGGCCTCTTGGGCCAGTTTCTGGTCATGCCTTTCTATGCTTTCCTGATGGCCAAAGTCTTCATGCTACCCAAGGCCTTAGCTCTGGGCCTCATCATTACCTGCTCATCACCTGGTGGTGGAGGGAGCTACCTCTTCAGTCTCCTCCTTGGAGGAGATGTCACCCTGGCCATCTCCATGACTTTCATCTCAACAGTAGCTGCCACTGGTTTCCTACCACTCTCATCAGCCATCTACAGCTACCTTCTCAGCATCCATGAAACACTCCACGTGCCCATCTCCAAGATATTGGGGACCCTGCTGTTTATCGCCATCCCCATAGCAGCGGGTGTGGTGATCAAATCTAAGCTCCCCAAGTTCTCTGAACTACTGTTACAGGTCATCAAGCCCTTCAGCTTTATACTTCTCCTGGGTGGCCTGTTCCTGGCCTACCACATGGGGGTCTTCATCCTAGTGGGAGTCAGGTTACCCATTGTACTGGTGGGTTTCACAGTGCCTCTTGTTGGCCTCTTGGTGGGCTACAGCCTGGCCATCTGCCTGAAGCTGCCAGTGGCTCAGCGACGAACAGTCAGCATTGAGGTAGGGGTGCAAAACAGCCTGCTAGCCTTAGCCATGCTACAGCTGTCTCTGCGCCGCCTTCAAGCAGACTATGCCTCTCAGGCCCCTTTCATTGTGGCACTGAGTGGTACCTCCGAGATGTTGGCTTTGGTTATTGGCCAGTTCATCTATAGCATCTTGTTTCCTGTTCCCTGA
- the Ubl4a gene encoding ubiquitin-like protein 4A, with the protein MQLTVKALQGRECSLQVAEDELVSTLKHLVSDKLNVPVRQQRLLFKGKALADEKRLSDYNIGPNSKLNLVVKPLEKVLLEEGSAHRLVDSPATPIWQLISKVLARHFSVADASRVLEQLQRDYDRSLSRLTLDDIERLASRFLHPEVTEAMEKGFCK; encoded by the exons ATGCAGCTGACCGTGAAGGCGCTCCAGGGCCGGGAATGTAGCCTACAG GTGGCGGAGGACGAGCTAGTGTCTACACTGAAGCACCTGGTCTCGGATAAGCTGAATGTCCCTGTGCGCCAGCAACGTCTGCTGTTCAAGGGCAAGGCCCTAGCAG ATGAAAAACGACTGTCAGATTACAACATTGGGCCCAATTCTAAGCTCAACCTAGTTGTTAAGCCTTTGGAGAAGGTGCTACTGGAAGAAGGGTCTGCCCACAGACTGGTCGACTCCCCAGCCACCCCCATCTGGCAGCTGATCTCCAAAGTCCTGGCCCGTCACTTCAGTGTAGCAGATGCCAGCAGGGTCCTGGAACAACTACAGAGG GATTATGACAGGTCCTTGAGCCGCCTAACACTGGATGACATCGAACGTTTGGCCAGCCGCTTTCTACACCCTGAAGTGACTGAGGCTATGGAAAAAGGGTTCTGCAAATAG